A stretch of DNA from Bacillales bacterium:
ACCGTGTGGGTGATGTCTTGTTCGACAGAAACGGCTCCGAGCAATACGCCGTCGTCATCAAACACTGGGGAACTGTTAACGATCACGTGCTTGTGATTAGTCGGGCGGTGATAAATGCCGCGCACCGGCTGTTTCGATCGCAGCACCTTAAGGATCATTAAATGGGCTTCGTCGAAATACCGGGTAATTTTTTTTCCGACGATTTGTTTACTCGTAATGTTGTACGTTTTCTCTGCCGTTTTGTTCCAAAACAACACGCGCTTGTCCACGTCGATAATCGTGACCAAGTCGTTGTCTGTGCCCATGAGCGCATTTATGAAATAATCGCCTTCGTCTCTTCTTCTCATGTTTCAACTCCTTGTGTGTACATGCTGGATGTAAATCATGTTAACCTCATTGTACACGAAATTTACAAATAATCACCGCGAATGGATGAATGTGCTGCCATCTGTCCCGTCGTATGGTGTCTGTTCGGTTGGCATGATTTTTGCATACTGTATAGTGAGTTTGGTCGTAATGGTTAGGATGCATGGGTGGCAGCGTCTCCCCGAGGCGGGAAACAGCGGTCATTTGTTGTCGACCCGCGGAGAAGTGCTTATACTTATAGTGAGAATGTAAACGATTCCATGCATCAAGAGCACAAACAGGGCCGCCGTTATATTTGTTCACTTGTGAAAGTCGCGAAGGAGGAAATGAGATGGAACAATTGTTGAGAAATATGTTTCTCATGCTTGGAAACAACAAGCCGTTGACGAAAATGGCAAAAAAATACGGGATGCGGTTCGGTGCCGACCGTTTCGTGGCCGGCTCGACGTTGACTGACGCCTTGAAAGTGATCCGCGATTTGAACGATCAAGGGTTTGCGGTGACGATTGATCATCTCGGCGAGTTCGTCGAAAACGAGCAGGAAGCGAATGAAATGGCGGAGCATTGCATCCGTGCGATCGAAGGCATTTCCGAACAAAATCTTGATTCCCAGCTGTCGTTGAAGCTGACTTCGATGGGCCTCGACATTGACCGCGGGTTGTGCCTAGCGAACATGAAACGGATTTTGCAAACGGCACGAACGCATAATGTATTTCTCACGATTGATATGGAAGACGAAGTTCATTGCGAAGCGACTTTGGATGTCTTTAAAGAGTTGAAAGCCGAGTATGACAACATTGGTACCGTATTGCAAGCGTATTTATACCGTACGGTTGATGATCTTCAAAGCTTGCAGCCCTACCACCCGAATTTGCGGTTGGTGAAAGGGGCTTACAAAGAACCTCCGGAAGTAGCATTCCCGCTGAAAAAAGACGTAGACGAGAACTTCCGTAACTTGATTACCATTCATTTGCTCAACGGGAATTACACCGCCGTCGCCACACATGACGACGAAATCATTCGCTTTACGAAAGAACTCGTTGAA
This window harbors:
- a CDS encoding proline dehydrogenase, which translates into the protein MEQLLRNMFLMLGNNKPLTKMAKKYGMRFGADRFVAGSTLTDALKVIRDLNDQGFAVTIDHLGEFVENEQEANEMAEHCIRAIEGISEQNLDSQLSLKLTSMGLDIDRGLCLANMKRILQTARTHNVFLTIDMEDEVHCEATLDVFKELKAEYDNIGTVLQAYLYRTVDDLQSLQPYHPNLRLVKGAYKEPPEVAFPLKKDVDENFRNLITIHLLNGNYTAVATHDDEIIRFTKELVEKHNISKDRFEFQMLYGIRLERQKEILEEGYKMRIYVPYGEDWYGYNMRRLAERPANVAFVLKGVFGK